ggtagggtagaggtagtttagggtagggtaggataggggtagttgaaagtttacaacgactttcacgcggatgaagtcgcgggcgtccgctagtatttaatagaataagtttgctatagtttataagttactaacacattctatttttactaacacaattatgagcctattgaagcttgaaataaataaattattattattattattattatatactagcggatgcccgcgacttcgtccgcgtgaaactcgatgtaaactttcaactacccctaccctacctctaccctactcctaccctaccctaccctaccctacccctaccctaccctaccctaccctaccctacctctaccctacccctaccccgttttctaattattattaatatgaactttattcaataacaataaagctcaaattgactacgttttagttacaaatcatttgtatgggaaaaagaaaagggcttttttagggtttttgccaaaaaattaaagtttataattaacaaataaaaaataggggttgatcgtagaggggtgaaaaattgaaagtattatgagattttttattgtaagtcatcaaaaaataaaaaaaaaatttaccaaaaaatattatagtttttagttaacaaataaaatataagggttgatcgtagaggggtgaaaatttagggttgtatgtatttttgtatgctgtgtcataaaaaaataaaaacaaaaaaatttgcctaaaaaataaaaaaaaaaatttaggggtggactacccttaacatttagggggatgaaaaatagatgttggccgattctccaccctggccgacaatcacgctaaggatcacaaaaatcggtcgagccgtttcggaggagttcaagttcgaacaccgcgacacgagaattttatatattagactagcggatgcccgcgacttcgtccgcgtgaaactcgatgtaaactttcaactaccgctaccctacccctacctctaccctactcctaccctaccctacccctaccctaccctaccactaccctacccctaccccgttttctaattattattaatatgaactttattcaataacaataaagctcaaattgactacgttttagttacaaatcatttgtatgggaaaaagaaaagggctattttagggtttttgccaaaaaattaaagtttataattaacaaataaaaaataggggttgatcgtagaggggtgaaaaattgaaagtattatgagattttttattgtaagtcatcaaaaaataaaaaaaaaatttaccaaaaaatattatagtttttagttaacaaataaaatataagggttgatcgtagaggggtgaaaatttagggttgtatgtatttttgtatgctgtgtcataaacaaataaaaacaaaaaattttgcctaaaaataaaaaaaaaaaatttagggatggactacccttaacatttagagggatgaaaaatagatgttggccgattctccaccctggccgacaatcacgctaaggatcacaaaaatcggtcgagccgtttcggaggagttcaagttcgaacaccgcgacacgagaattttatatattagatttctCATGTTACTGAAAATGTCCTTACCCCAGCCATTCCAGTTGCAATGATTTGATATGCTGATTCAGTACTTCATcattaaatttagtattttctatggcattttcaattttcttcATAAGTGTAGGACctaaaagataaaatttttGCAAATTATGGAACACAACCAACTTTTGGTGCTtaatgttaaatataataatctaaaaGTAGTATCACATCAAAACtgaataatttaatacatatcatttttatatttttggttcTTTATTTAGATATAAAACAAGGCCTGTTTTTATTGTCGTGTAAGTtccttactttatttttttttaatttgccaacTGAGTACATAGAAAttagaaaagaaaattataacagCTGAGAATAGTACATTAAGTGAGTTAGATGCCATAGATGTCGCACTTACATTTCAGGGGTATACTATTACTCCATTTGCACTCAAAATTACTATTTTCTGTTTCCTCTAGAATGCAGACATCTTGTGAGGGTAGCAATTGTACAGAACTTTCGGCTTTGATGTGACTAATGTTCTGATGTACTCCACTTGGTGTTAAACTTGACagagtatttataattttagtaggctCAATATGTTGAGATTTGATCACTATCTGAAAAAGTAATCAGGATTTGTTAAAGTACATTTAACAATGCATATTATGTAagaatggtttttaaaaatgtcatacaaaatataataatgattgatgactaataactataattatgaAATTAGAAATTCCATAAAGATCTATTTTTTCAGTCTGTTATACTAAATATCCCACATTTGTAAGTTTGTCGCTTTCAGAAAATTTGCTCCAATCAACTTATTTGCCATTTAGTTTCAGGTTTTCTACAGAAGATATGCTACAATTTTCTTTTCCATCAATGAAATTAAGTTGCATTGAGACACTGATGTCAAACTGGCTCAGTAGACTTAATTGTCCACAAGACATCTAAATTATGCTTTTATGTCTTTTTTTAAGTAGATCATTTGTAACTTACATCTATTCCAGTCAAAGTACAATACAATAAAGTTCTGAAAACAGGTTTGCTCAACAATTTTTCTAGCTCTCTCAAAGACATACTGTCGACTTTTTGTACTGAACATGCATTATTGTCAAAGATTGTACTTTTAGTTGAGGTTATCTTTTTCAGTAGATCCTGACTAGTGTACAGAGTTTCTGAATATGTTACAGCACCAGCCCTCAACATCCATGTGAAGTGCGAGTGCAATTTCTTGAAAACATCTTCATTACCTGAAATAATCATGATTATCAGTCTATGTTTAGTGGTCCACTGAAGGGCTTTCTCTCTTAAATGTGTTCTCACCATGTTCCTTGAATTGTTTTATGGGTTCAGTTGATTTTGAGATAGGTAATACAgacacagacaaaaatttagtAAATCAGTACCTATTTAAATCTTCTACTTAGACATTggttttttgttgaaaataacACAAGGAGAAactcaaattaaaaacatatttttccaAGTTAAAGAACTAAAAAGCCTATTGGCTAGTCTACCTATGCAAAATATGTTTGCGTAGGTAGACTAGGCATTTCACAAttcattaaaaagataaatggGGTTTTGGAAAGTACTACCTGCACTTGGATATGATATTATacaatatgtaatttatattttatacctgttAGCTGCAACAATGATCTAGCCTGGCCAAAATCATTTCTGCCAGTCTTCAATCTCAATGCTCGCTGTGAGCATATGCTTTGCTCATTCTCATAGACCACATCTGCTAACTGCTGTAGCTCCTTCGCTATTTTCTACAATAGAATTAAAGACATTTCTGTTATAATATACTACAACAATGATTATCAAGTTTAGTATCACTTCACAAATATCaaagatttttgatattttgattgactttggcagggaggtagcttatCGTTTTAGTTAGTTTAAAATGTTGACTGTCCATGCATTATATGTAATGTATTTTGGATTTGGCTGTAAAGTTCATGCATTACATTCCATGTATTTGCCAATGTCTACTTAATGACATTTATGGGACTGGACGTGTGAGCTACAGTTTTGATTTTCTATGGAtgtttaaacaataaaacagaaaaaaattatcacaAATGTTccatagtattttttaaaacaatatttttttattctctccaTCGCTATCttctaaaataaatgtcaaacttGTCTGTCCAGTGATGGTCTAAAACTCACTTATGCACTTCAACAccactaataattttaactacaaCACAATGTTTTGTtgtcataaaactaaaaattatttcaaattaccctcaaaaatatcaaaaatactaACCTGCATATGTTCAGAAAGCACAGGTGTTATGTTCAGTAACAGCATCTTATCCTTCATCAGCACCACAATGGAGAACAATCTTTTCAGCCCCCTCGCTCTTGTGTCTTTCAGCTGGAACATGAGGCTAAGCACATGGCCCTGGGCATCACTGAAATATACCACTCCACCTTCTTTACTCCAACTAGTCTGAAATTAAAGAACATTCTTTTTATACTGTTGACCGTGTAGCATAGTAGATAGTGACCCTGTTTTGGGTTACCtatgggttcaattcccacaaccaaaaggagtgtggatttcatcctactcctaataagttagcctgcttccatcttagatttttttttttttattctttacaacttagcccttgactacaatctcacctgatggtaagtgatgatgcagtctaagatggaagcgggctaacttgttaggaggaggatgaaaatccacacccctttcggtttctacatggcatcgtaccagaacgctaaatcgcttggcggtacgtctttgccggtaggtggtaactagccacgcccgaagcctcccaccagccaaaaattgcatcattacttaccatcaagtgagattgtaagtTGTAgagaagaaaaattaaaaattgttaaatatttgtgtgatgaacatggctGTGTTTATACATTACTAGCAGAACCAGTTgagctttgacttatgtacacCTCTTCCCTACCCCTTAGTACTATGTGCCCAGTCTATTttcacttcagcttcacaactcactgaactatgtcagtgactttgtttcttctgcagatctcctcattttgatttgatcatgcagagaaacttcaagcatagctcaGTCCATCgcacgctgagtgactttgagcattTGTATGAGAGCCACAGTTGGCAACCAGGTATCAGATCCCTAAGTCATCATTGGCAACACATACTGTTCAAAGGAGTTTAGGGTAAGTAATACTATTAAATTCTATCAGATATTGTCGATAATCACAGTGTTCAAGAGCTTTGCATGCTCTTATGATATGCTCACCATCTCCACTCTCTATGATCCCTATTAGACGAGTGAGGTTTAGTTTTCATAAAAACTAACAGAGGGCAAATACTTACTTCACAAGTAATACTTCGTAGAGCTGCCTGCCTCAAGAAAGTAGTAACATCATCACTAGGAACAGACTCTCTGCTACAAAATATAATTCCATTATCATCTCGAGACACAAACACTGTATCGGGACCCAAAGAAGTACATCCACTGCACTGGACCGCGCGCTTCGAAGCTTCTGTAGTATGAGCCTCGTCGTCTGTCGTGAACGTGCAGAAAAGAGGCCGCGGTCCGTGGGCCTCACAAAAATGACATAAACCGATTATAGCATTCATTATGAATTTGAAAAGATTTCATCACTACGCACTTCGATTTATGTCTGTTATTTCTCGAGCTCAGCTTGTGTAATagcagtttatttttataaataaagaaaatcttcTATTTGAACacaatcaaaattcaaatcaatcaattcaaaataattaaatgtcaaTGTCACTGTCAAGTGTCAGATGCCGACCGGAATCCATTCCACAGATTATTATGATATTACGTAGGTACTTGTTCCATTCTATTGACGTAGTGGTACGTTCCACTAAGCAGAACGAACATCCCCTCttgcagtcaggtaaaaataCTCAGgcccttcgaccattaataacaggacctgcattggtaaccgttacccctctggcaaagatctaAACTTTTCTTCATTCTGTGCAATACagtgtaatttatttacactaaccATGCACCCTTTGCATTTGCAAGTGTCTTAAATTACACActgcttaaattaaaattaatttaaacattttgataaacaaaacacaaaattaaaacatcaattTCACGATTTTCAGTACTTCGTTTATTGAACTGCACACCATTATTCATCTTTCAACAAACTCCACATAACAGGCAcagtttacaaaataattgatataattttcattatattagcAGAGCCGCATTCATTTGCACGACATACGTTAATATACGTTAGTTAACATtagataaattattaacattaaatatacCTCGCTAACTAAATTCACTAGCCAGGTTTACTGATTGGTAACGGTCAAAAAGCGACGAACACTTCACATAATTCCCAGGAAAGAAAACATGGCAGCAAGttgagaaataaattatttttaattacaacaaaTCAACATGATGAATGGTCACCTATcggaaaaaaaattgtctaaatTGTACGCTTTAACActactatatttatttcttagatACAGGTTTGTAGGCTAACTTTCTGGACTTGAGTGACGACCACTTGTGCCGTTTGTAGTAGTAGACAACGGCTGCTAGCATTGAGAACATGCCGATGGCTTTGATGGTCATGAGCCTGCGGTCGTCCAGCTCTGGCTCCGAGCACCACCTGAGGAAGGTGGCCACATCCTTGGCCATCTGCGATGCTGTAGCTGGTGTTCCGTCGGTGTATTCAGCAGCCTGTAACAATAGTATAATAAGAAGTATATCTTCAGGGGGGGCCCTACCGCCGCatcaatgatatggggccccCTAGGGGGCCTATGGGCCTCTTacatgtgaaagcaaaaatttgtaaaatgtaatccacaaattcacttaatctggtgtttTTGGTCACAACATTTTAGGTATCAGCAGTAACGTAGGGCGCGCCCTCCCATACCAAGTCGACTCACGCGTTTTGACTTTGGCTAATTTTCGAGACGTCATTAAGTTTGCTTGTACACAATAATAAAAGAGACCTTGAAGCATAAACATAGGCTTTGatttcggaaaaatccacgatTTCAGCGGAAACAGGATTTTACAAGAACGTATGAGCTTTTTTTCtctaaagaatttttttaaacctttagCGGGAAAAGGCTCATTGCATACGCTTACGTACGCTATCCCTGCACTTGGATATAATGTGTTGTACATctgttgttattttaattttctttttagggttctgcactcaacaaggaacccttgaaaaaaaaatgtaccacCTCATACCTAAGAGTTTCACTATGTCCATCTGTGGTTTGGCTCAGATTATAACTACTAGGAAGCTGTAATTTTGTATGTctatatgtacattaaaaacgcTAATAAAGTcgcaaaataaaatcttgaaaaaaattttttttaagatacctacctagtatatacatgtaaagtggggatgaactTTTTCAATATCTATATCAGTTGGAAAAGTTCTAAAAATTTTGTTGGTGTGAGATCAGCATTTGTGCATTATTGAGGTTTAAGgagctaatttaatctacggaaccgtACATTGCGCGTAGCCCgacacctcagaccaattattgtataggacctgcctcgctagacgtaacttttctgtcaaagtatatgatcaacgatctaatgcgattataaaaactgtctctatagaatcgatgttaaattgttgtaatcgtgttcgtcggttaaagaactccgtaaaaatacctttatgtgtaattgtgtaaaaaacgggcaaaaacttttagtttagtataagatatatacaaaatctaagctcgttttcttcagaaaatgacagacaattttgttcgtgactatgagtgcgatacaggtccttctataattggtctgagcccgaCACGCACAAGGCCTATTTTTTAAAGTCTCAAATGCAAATTCCGTCCACAGTACATACCTCATCAAATAGCACTTGCGCCATAGAGATGGCGCCGCCGGGGAAGTAGGGGTTGTAATTCTGCCCCTCGCGCAGCACGACGCCGGCGGGCGCCTCCACGTAGCCCGTCAGCAGAGCGAAGATGTAGTCCTCGCCGCCCTTGCGCCCCGACACGATGAGAGACAGGTCCGGTGGGTAGGCACCTttaaattacatcatcatcattatcaacccatatacggctcactgctgagctcgagtctcctctcagaatgagaggggttaggccaatagtccaccacgctggcccaatgcggattggcagatttcacacacgcagagaattaagaaaattctatggtatgcaggtttcctcacgatgttttccttcaccgattgagacacgtgatatttaatttcttaaaatgcacacaactgaaaagttggaggtgcatgccccggaccggattcgaacctacgccctccggaatcggaggcataggtcatatccactgggctatcacgtctctctcaCGTGTcacgttcccgtatgaatacggggataatatatagccgatacccttcctctataaatgggctatcttacactgaaagaatttttcaaaacggaccagtagttcctgagattagcgcgttcaaacaaaaaaactcttcagctttataatattagtatagaataggacatttataaatatatattaatcacTATCGTGAGCCCGAGTTTTTATTCAATAGATagacctttatattattagtcaaTCTTACTTATTATGCCTACCACTCCTTCTAAGAATATTATTTCCTTTATCAGAGTCCCCAATtacttataattttgaaatttcactcaatatatttttttaacgtttcttttgcatataatatacaatttttgATACCCTATGGCACATGTGCGTAAAGTAATGTAATGATAtagaaattggtgaaataagagatactttacgagcaaatgtgttataaatagaCTGTTACTTAACTGATTATGTATATCTGGCAACAACACAGTTGAAAGCAGGCaacttttactttttcaatttttttggaTATATTGTATTAACTAGTGtaagacttttttaaattaactatgAGGGAAGGTGAttagatgaattaaaaaaaaatatgcatttaactAGGCTCTCCACGTGCATAattgtgcaatgtgtcaatctGAATATTTTCCATCAATTATTTCTCAtctcaattaaataacagatgagggtatatatttattatgccgGATCTTATACTATTAATAAGTTATAGAATTGTTAAGACTAATTACCATTGTTGGCAGCTCGGGCAGCATTCTCATTGGGATAAGGAGACGGGAAGTAGTCCGAAAGCTTGCCCGGCCTCTCGAAATAGTTGCCCTCCTCATCAGGACCATCCTTCACCATTACCTGGAAAGTATTAATAGTGACTTAGTCCCAATTTCTTAAACACAgtataaatattcttaaataatgtAGATTATGGCATTTTCTATTGTGAGAAACTGCATTGTGGGTCCAATGGTTAACCTATGTCTCTTTGGGTTTGTATTACAAGGAGGATCTTAAATTAGAGTTGTTGGTCAGGTTATGAGATATTGGGTATTTTTCTTCTAAGACaatctaccggcaaagacgtaccgccaagcgatttagcgttccggtacaatgacGTGACGACGACAAGAGGTCGCAACGTAACGCAATGCACTAATGGGGCATCGCTATATCGTTATTTTTGATGTAAGTCTCTGCAGGTCTTCAAGAGGTCATCACGTTGACCGCTttcgatctattgtgatcgtcgctctaacagtggaattcatagacattgcagggtcacccccaggggatcgttcgTCGTTTGTCGAGTGTCGAATTGtcaaacgcatagagtttaaattcgacactcagcagttgaacgatcccctgggggcgctcccacaacgtctatgaattccacagTAAGTCAGAACTAGTCTTACCTCAGCCGCCTCAGCCTTGGCTTGTTCCTCCGTGTGGGTCACGTCCACCAAGTTGCGGTAGGCGATGTACTGCAGCGAGTGACACGCCTTGCAGACTTGCTTGTACACTTCGTAGCCTCGCCTCACACTGTGTATGAGAAAGAGATTATGAAACTCATAGTCCTCGCCCACGCCAATGGTGCTTACAAATGTTACGAGTTCCTCCTCCTTAGGAGGTATTTGTAAGAAGTTATTGCAACACTGATGGTATGAATGAGGGTATTTGACgacttgagttcagttctttgttaggcagcgtaaacaccgtcacgctgctagtcgcgttagtaattttgtgcaataatgttttgtgttgtaattattgataatgtgagattgtagtcaaaggctaacttgtaaagaaaaaaagtgttttatgttgtaatcctactaacattataaacgcgaaagtttgtatggatgtttgttactctttacgccgcaactactgaatcgatttagctgaaatttggaatggaaatagttttggctctggattaacacataggctacttttcatcccgtccaaaaatccatggctcccgaaggatttgtgaaaaactaaatttcacgcagtcgaagtcgcgggcgtcagttaattattgatcataaattgtttagtctgagcatggagaacatgtcatGCATGGGAGGTAAGTGTCAATACATTCTAAacggatcccttaaacctacacctaaggtcacaagtcctgggacctgctcgagatgtttcctctacccaaaatgatggtacaatcactgtcgctgctacccgtcacattacacacatacaaattgtatgaaatggaaaattccttatcaaaaaatacatattcGTCATAATTACGTGATTTCACAGGGTAGACAGAGCGTTTTTATTACATCTATAAAGTGCCACACCCAACCAGTAAAGATGTaacaccaagcaatttagcgttccagtatgatgtcgtgtaggaactgaaagaggtgtggattttcattctcctagtaaattagtctgcttccattttagattgtatcatcacttaccatcagttgagattgtagtcaagggctaacttgtagataataaaaaataaataaaaatcacacACTTGTCAATTAACAATGTAGAATCTGCCTACATAATGCCCTCTGGCGCTCCCCTGCATTatgcataataatatgtagactCATGTTAAGTGTTTCTATAGATATCAATATGGTGGCATATAgaggaaaaacaaaacaattatatCTAACATGACTAATGGCTAGTTGATAGAGATAACAGACTCTGATACTATTTGGTCTAGAATATGATATTAGTCCTTATTCTGacatatttttattgcaaattcACAAACTGCTACAAATGtctaatatacagggtgatggggagtatttattattacttcaAGGTGTGGACGAGTCCACTCATATGAGTAGGAGgagctaatattttattaactaaacaataaaaactttttatgtttcatacaagataattcaaataattccgactttCCATGTtatacacgcctttatctatgcTTGCATTTTAACCTTTATAGTTtcgctacgtcataattattataaggatgggtataagagacattttaagatctatttacaaaagaaatattattattataactacaaaataatatatattattattactacgaaaataataattttagaacacatattaGTGTGTGTGTTAGTCAAATTGTTAGACTTCAGGGACTGCGAATTCCGCCTGGCCAACatagtatagtaataaatacTCATTCCTGGAGGGAAGCTACATCAGTGGATGTGCAGAGTCCGAAACGACATCCTAAAAAGACATTTGATCGAATTATGGTCcagagactgatctccgatagacaaaggaacaagagaaaaaaaaaaattttttttgaattaatttttggtaaagatTATAGCCCCAGAGTTATTGGAAgaactccccagcaccctgtataatataatatattatgcaaAAGAAGAACGTAAtactatattactaaaaatttatatattaacttaATAGTCTTTCTTAATTATGACTATTCCACACTAGGGGACTCTTTCAATTTgaaccagtaattcctgagtaTAGCCTGAttaaccaaacaaacttttcagttttataaatgtattttaaagtattatatattttttcatttattataattttaaacattgttgaaaattatgagagaaaaaaaaatgaaaaaccatGGTCTAATTGTCACATTCAAGGCACACATCCTATATGTCAACCTGAGAGAGTGTTGAGCCTCATATTCCTGTAATTAcacttttgtatattgtattacaCTTTCAACCATGCTCTTCTGCAACATAAGAATGTTACATAATACTGCAGTTTTCCTTCTTGTTTCTAAATATCATCTCAAATAAGTTCCATTATTATTTGCTCATTAAATGTTCTACATATCCTCTgttataaagaaaatgtaaaaaaaaagtaataaaaaaattcatctcATAtagaaaattgttaatttactCCTCTGAAATGgcttaaataattatgattaaatttttatgttatgtgTATTTACATGTCTGTGATGTATCTGGGTATCGTGGGTCTAATAATAGGTTGTAATCAATTATTCATAAACCCTAAATGATTCAATATGTATAGTCAATATGAAAAAGTACACACTATTAAATTCTCACCTAGCATGATCAAATGACTTGAACCATCCATCATGGCTCCAAGGCTGGTGATAGGGATGTGCCTCAGTCCCTGAGGCCTGCACCGACTGTTCCAGGGCAAACAGCAGTGCCCCCACGCCTCCTCCCACCACTCCTAATGTGGATAACCACTGGAACAAATAATAACATACCAAATTAAACATACATCATCCTTTTAATGTCTTCTTAAGCCTCTATCCATAAAGGAGATATAGTTGCATGGAATCTTTATGATGTCTTTGAAATAAGCTGCAGGTGTCTTTACATACATTAAGTTACTTCATACATTGAGTACGTTAAAATCAAGACGCATCAGGCGACTCTGGGTGGGTGTGACACCCCTACGTAACCGTGATTATCTATAATCTTGTACTGCACATCTTAACACATGATTCTTGTAAACATCAAAAAATTGCCTCCTACTATACTCTTCATCATAGCCTCTTATAAACTCTGTCTTTCAGGCCCATAATAAGGTTATTATGGGCCTGAAATACAGAGTTTGTACCCACAACTCAGATACAAAGCTTAGCtggtttagggtgataatgaataaaatataaatctgtAACAATCACTGACAGTTGTTAATTTAAATGAACAGGACATACGTAAAATCACCAACTTCCCGACTCTGCttttgtcaattaaaaaaatattataatgttaaactAAATAATGTTAAGGAAAAGAAATCTTGGAAggaatattcaatattttatagtttgagTTACATAGGCTAGTAACAAAACAAAGAGCCAGGTATGATTgagatagaataaaataattttgatttttattttagtcgACTGCTTCATTATTAAGAAtctaaagttaatattttgaataaaataagatttaaaaaataattgtaagtaaattaaatgtatacTATAACATCATAgtgttt
The DNA window shown above is from Bicyclus anynana chromosome 15, ilBicAnyn1.1, whole genome shotgun sequence and carries:
- the LOC112055058 gene encoding cytochrome c1, heme protein, mitochondrial, yielding MAAAVGRICGARLLKNYGIVAPQVCQLSTSAKGWTKNRKLWLSTLGVVGGGVGALLFALEQSVQASGTEAHPYHQPWSHDGWFKSFDHASVRRGYEVYKQVCKACHSLQYIAYRNLVDVTHTEEQAKAEAAEVMVKDGPDEEGNYFERPGKLSDYFPSPYPNENAARAANNGAYPPDLSLIVSGRKGGEDYIFALLTGYVEAPAGVVLREGQNYNPYFPGGAISMAQVLFDEAAEYTDGTPATASQMAKDVATFLRWCSEPELDDRRLMTIKAIGMFSMLAAVVYYYKRHKWSSLKSRKLAYKPVSKK
- the LOC112055057 gene encoding folliculin; this encodes MNAIIGLCHFCEAHGPRPLFCTFTTDDEAHTTEASKRAVQCSGCTSLGPDTVFVSRDDNGIIFCSRESVPSDDVTTFLRQAALRSITCETSWSKEGGVVYFSDAQGHVLSLMFQLKDTRARGLKRLFSIVVLMKDKMLLLNITPVLSEHMQKIAKELQQLADVVYENEQSICSQRALRLKTGRNDFGQARSLLQLTGNEDVFKKLHSHFTWMLRAGAVTYSETLYTSQDLLKKITSTKSTIFDNNACSVQKVDSMSLRELEKLLSKPVFRTLLYCTLTGIDIVIKSQHIEPTKIINTLSSLTPSGVHQNISHIKAESSVQLLPSQDVCILEETENSNFECKWSNSIPLKCPTLMKKIENAIENTKFNDEVLNQHIKSLQLEWLGIARTLKAALLSGKPDAIKNLEQVLGVTKQDEFLVNYWSNTFCD